One window of the Sparus aurata chromosome 7, fSpaAur1.1, whole genome shotgun sequence genome contains the following:
- the col2a1a gene encoding collagen, type II, alpha 1a isoform X2, with translation MWSGASHLSQESEHRWRTHSRTLYPEEAGGCIQDGQQYNDKDVWKPEPCRICVCDSGAVLCDEIICEEIKECANPIIPSGECCPICPADASAPIETIGARGQKGEPGEIADVVGPKGPPGPMGPPGEQGSRGEAGAKGDKGNAGPRGRDGEPGTPGNPGPPGPPGPPGLGGNFAAQMAGGFDEKAGGAQMGVMQGPMGPMGPRGPPGPSGAPGPQGFQGGPGEAGEPGAAGPIGPRGPPGPSGKPGSDGEAGKPGKAGERGPSGPQGARGFPGTPGLPGIKGHRGHPGLDGAKGENGAAGAKGESGASGENGAPGPMGPRGLPGERGRPGAAGSAGARGNDGLPGPAGPPGPVGPAGAPGFPGSPGAKGEAGPTGARGSEGAQGPRGEAGTPGSPGPAGASGNPGTDGIPGAKGSAGASGIAGAPGFPGPRGPPGPQGATGPLGPKGQSGDPGLPGFKGEAGPKGDLGPAGPQGAPGPAGEEGKRGARGEPGAAGPLGPPGERGAPGNRGFPGQDGLAGAKGVPGERGVPGAVGPKGAGGDPGRTGEAGLPGARGLTGRPGDAGPQGKVGPSGAAGEDGRPGPPGPQGARGQPGVMGFPGPKGANGEAGKPGEKGLVGRPGLRGLPGKDGETGSSGPSGPAGPAGERGEQGQPGPSGFQGLPGPPGSPGEAGKPGDQGVPGEGGVPGAVGARGERGFPGERGGAGAQGLQGPRGLPGTPGTDGPKGAIGPAGAAGPQGPPGLQGMPGERGTGGIPGAKGDRGDNGQKGPEGAPGKDGSRGLTGPIGPPGPSGPNGAKGETGPTGPTGATGVRGAPGDRGEGGPPGPAGFAGPPGADGQPGAKGELGEGGQKGEGGAPGPQGPSGAPGPVGPTGVTGPKGARGAQGAPGATGFPGAAGRVGPPGPNGNPGAAGPAGSAGKDGPKGARGDGGPPGRQGDAGLRGPAGSQGEKGEPGEDGPPGADGPSGPMGLAGSRGIVGLPGQRGERGFPGLPGPSGEPGKQGSPGSGGDRGPPGPVGPPGLSGPAGEPGREGTPGSDGPPGRDGATGVKGERGNTGPAGAPGAPGAPGAPGPVGPLGKQGDRGEAGAQGPGGPPGPGGARGMAGPQGPRGDKGEAGETGERGQKGHRGFTGLQGLPGPPGPAGDSGASGPAGPSGAKGPPGPNGPAGKDGSNGTPGPIGPPGPRGRSGESGPAGPPGNAGPPGPPGPPGPGIDMSAFAGLGQTEKSPDPLRYMRADEASSSLRQHDVEVDSTLKSLNNQIENLRSPDGSQKNPARTCRDLKLCHPEWKSGDYWVDPNIGSTADAIKVFCNMETGETCVYPSIARVPQKNWWTSKSKDRKHVWFGETMNGGFHFSYAQDGPAANAAAVQLTFLRLLSTEASQNLTYHCKNSVAYMDQATGNLKKALLLQGSNDVEIRAEGNSRFTYGVLEDGCKKHTGRWGKTVFEYKTQKTSRLPIVDIAPMDIGGADQEFGVDVGAVCFL, from the exons AGGAGGCAGGTGGCTGCATCCAGGACGGCCAGCAGTATAATGATAAGGATGTGTGGAAGCCCGAGCCGTGTCGTATCTGTGTGTGCGACAGCGGAGCGGTTCTGTGTGATGAGATAATCTGCGAGGAGATCAAAGAGTGTGCCAACCCTATCATCCCATCTGGAGAGTGCTGTCCCATCTGCCCTGCTGATGCCAGTGCCCCCATTG AGACAATCGGCGCCAGG GGCCAGAAAGGTGAACCAGGAGAGATCGCAGAT GTTGTAGGACCAAAAGGACCACCAGGGCCTATG GGCCCCCCAGGTGAGCAGGGATCACGCGGAGAGGCTGGCGCTAAGGGTGATAAG GGAAATGCTGGACCACGAGGAAGAGATGGTGAGCCTGGCACCCCTGGAAACCCCGGACCCCCCGGCCCACCTGGACCACCAGGACTTGGAGGA aacTTTGCTGCTCAGATGGCTGGAGGTTTCGATGAGAAGGCTGGAGGCGCTCAGATGGGTGTGATGCAAGGACCAATG GGTCCCATGGGTCCTCGTGGTCCCCCCGGGCCTTCTGGAGCTCCT GGACCACAAGGTTTCCAAGGTGGCCCTGGAGAGGCTGGAGAGCCTGGTGCAGCT GGACCAATCGGACCTCGTGGACCACCTGGACCTTCTGGAAAACCTGGAAGTGAT GGTGAGGCTGGCAAACCTGGAAAAGCTGGTGAGCGTGGACCTTCAGGGCCTCAG GGAGCTCGTGGATTCCCTGGAACTCCTGGACTTCCAGGAATCAAAGGACACAGA GGTCACCCTGGTCTGGATGGAGCTAAGGGAGAAAATGGAGCTGCAGGAGCCAAG GGTGAATCTGGTGCTTCAGGAGAGAATGGTGCCCCTGGACCCATG GGTCCACGTGGTCTGCCTGGTGAGAGAGGACGTCCCGGTGCTGCTGGATCTGCA GGTGCCCGTGGAAATGATGGCTTGCCTGGTCCTGCTGGTCCACCT GGGCCTGTTGGTCCTGCTGGGGCCCCCGGTTTCCCAGGATCTCCAGGAGCCAAG GGAGAAGCTGGTCCAACCGGTGCCCGTGGATCTGAAGGAGCACAGGGACCCCGTGGAGAGGCCGGTACTCCAGGATCTCCCGGACCTGCTGGTGCATCG GGTAACCCTGGTACTGATGGTATTCCTGGAGCTAAAGGATCTGCT GGTGCTTCTGGTATTGCTGGTGCTCCTGGATTCCCCGGCCCCCGTGGCCCACCTGGACCCCAGGGAGCAACAGGACCTCTTGGGCCAAAGGGACAGTCT GGAGACCCTGGTCTTCCTGGATTCAAAGGTGAAGCTGGACCCAAAGGAGATCTT GGACCCGCTGGTCCTCAAGGTGCCCCTGGCCCTGCTGGtgaggaaggaaagagaggCGCCAGAGGAGAGCCTGGAGCTGCTGGACCACTTGGACCTCCAGGAGAGAGA GGAGCCCCTGGTAACCGTGGTTTCCCAGGTCAGGATGGTCTTGCTGGTGCTAAG GGTGTTCCTGGTGAACGCGGTGTCCCTGGCGCTGTTGGGCCTAAAGGTGCTGGTGGAGACCCTGGACGCACAGGAGAGGCCGGCCTTCCCGGAGCCAGA GGTCTTACTGGTCGTCCCGGAGATGCTGGTCCTCAAGGCAAAGTTGGACCCTCT GGTGCCGCTGGTGAGGATGGTCGCCCTGGCCCACCTGGCCCTCAGGGAGCCCGTGGACAGCCAGGAGTGATGGGATTCCCTGGACCAAAAGGAGCCAAT GGCGAAGCTGGAAAGCCAGGAGAGAAGGGTCTTGTGGGTCGTCCTGGTCTGAGA GGTCTGCCTGGAAAAGATGGTGAGACTGGTTCTTCTGGACCTTCTGGCCCTGCT GGacctgctggagagagaggagagcaaggACAACCTGGACCTTCTGGCTTCCAG GGACTACCTGGACCACCTGGTTCCCCTGGCGAGGCTGGAAAACCTGGAGACCAG GGTGTTCCTGGAGAGGGCGGAGTTCCTGGTGCTGTTGGAGCTAGA GGTGAACGTGGTTTCCCTGGTGAGAGGGGTGGTGCTGGAGCTCAGGGTCTTCAGGGACCTCGTGGACTTCCTGGAACACCTGGAACTGATGGACCCAAG GGAGCCATTGGACCAGCTGGTGCTGCTGGACCCCAGGGACCCCCCGGCCTACAGGGAATGCCTGGAGAGAGAGGAACTGGTGGTATCCCAGGAGCCAAGGGAGACAGA GGTGACAACGGACAGAAAGGACCTGAGGGAGCTCCTGGAAAGGACGGTTCTAGA GGTTTGACTGGTCCCATTGGTCCTCCTGGCCCATCTGGACCCAACGGCGCCAAG GGTGAGACTGGACCTACTGGCCCTACTGGTGCTACTGGCGTTCGTGGTGCTCCT GGTGACCGCGGTGAGGGTGGCCCTCCTGGTCCTGCTGGATTTGCTGGACCTCCT GGTGCAGATGGTCAGCCTGGTGCCAAGGGAGAGCTTGGTGAGGGTGGACAGAAGGGAGAAGGTGGTGCTCCTGGACCTCAAGGACCATCTGGAGCTCCTGGACCTGTG gGACCTACTGGTGTAACTGGACCTAAAGGAGCACGTGGTGCTCAGGGAGCTCCT ggtGCTACTGGTTTCCCTGGTGCTGCTGGCAGAGTTGGACCTCCTGGCCCTAAT GGAAACCCTGGCGCTGCTGGccctgctggttctgctggtaAAGATGGACCAAAGGGTGCTCGTGGTGATGGCGGTCCCCCAGGAAGACAGGGAGACGCTGGGCTTCGCGGCCCTGCTGGCTCAcaaggagagaaaggagagccTGGAGAGGATGGACCTCCT GGTGCTGATGGGCCTTCAGGTCCTATGGGTCTGGCTGGATCCCGTGGTATTGTTGGTCTGCCTGGACAGCGTGGAGAGAGAGGCTTCCCTGGTCTCCCCGGACCTTCC GGAGAGCCTGGTAAACAAGGATCTCCTGGCTCTGGTGGTGACCGTGGACCTCCTGGACCTGTAGGACCCCCTGGACTTTCTGGACCTGCTGGAGAGCCTGGTAGAGAG GGTACCCCCGGATCAGATGGACCTCCTGGTAGAGATGGAGCTACTGGAGTCAAG GGAGAGAGAGGTAACACTGGTCCTGCTGGCGCCCCTGGAGCTCCTGGTGCCCCCGGAGCCCCCGGACCTGTTGGACCCCTCGGCAagcagggagacagaggagaggct GGCGCTCAAGGACCTGGCGGACCCCCTGGACCCGGTGGAGCTAGAGGAATGGCT GGACCACAAGGACCTCGTGGAGACAAGGGAGAGGCTGGTGAGACTGGAGAGAGGGGACAGAAGGGTCACCGTGGATTCACCGGTCTGCAGGGTCTTCCTGGACCTCCT GGTCCCGCTGGAGACAGTGGAGCCTCCGGACCTGCAGGACCAAGCGGAGCTAAG GGACCACCTGGACCAAACGGACCTGCTGGCAAAGATGGATCAAATGGAACACCCGGTCCCATCGGACCCCCTGGACCTCGGGGACGTTCTGGAGAATCTGGTCCTGCT GGTCCTCCTGGTAATGCCGGACCCCCTGGTCCTCCTGGTCCTCCCGGCCCTGGCATCGACATGTCTGCCTTCGCCGGTCTGGGCCAGACTGAGAAGTCCCCCGATCCTCTCAGGTACATGAGAGCTGATGAGGCCTCCAGCTCCCTGAGACAGCACGACGTGGAGGTCGATTCCACACTCAAGTCCCTCAACAACCAGATTGAGAACCTGCGCAGCCCCGACGGCTCCCAGAAGAACCCTGCTCGCACCTGCAGAGACCTGAAACTGTGCCACCCTGAGTGGAAGAGCG GTGACTACTGGGTTGATCCCAACATTGGCAGCACAGCTGATGCCATCAAAGTTTTCTGTAACATGGAGACAGGAGAGACCTGCGTCTACCCAAGCATCGCCAGGGTACCACAGAAGAACTGGTGGACCAGCAAGAGCAAGGACCGCAAGCACGTCTGGTTCGGAGAGACCATGAACGGAGGATTCCAC TTCAGCTACGCTCAGGACGGCCCTGCTGCCAACGCTGCAGCAGTCCAGCTGACCTTCTTGAGGCTTCTGTCCACTGAAGCATCCCAGAACCTCACTTACCACTGCAAGAACAGCGTTGCCTACATGGACCAGGCCACAGGCAACCTGAAGAAGGCTTTGCTGCTGCAGGGCTCCAACGATGTGGAGATCCGCGCAGAGGGCAACAGTCGCTTCACATACGGCGTGCTGGAGGATGGCTGCAAG aaacacacaggccGGTGGGGCAAGACTGTCTTTGagtacaaaacacagaaaacctCCCGTCTGCCAATCGTGGACATTGCTCCTATGGACATCGGAGGAGCGGATCAGGAGTTCGGAGTGGATGTAGGCGCAGTCTGCTTCTTGTAA
- the col2a1a gene encoding collagen, type II, alpha 1a isoform X4, giving the protein MFSFVDSRTVLLLVASQVVLLSVVRCQEEDDQEAGGCIQDGQQYNDKDVWKPEPCRICVCDSGAVLCDEIICEEIKECANPIIPSGECCPICPADASAPIETIGARGQKGEPGEIADVVGPKGPPGPMGPPGEQGSRGEAGAKGDKGNAGPRGRDGEPGTPGNPGPPGPPGPPGLGGNFAAQMAGGFDEKAGGAQMGVMQGPMGPMGPRGPPGPSGAPGPQGFQGGPGEAGEPGAAGPIGPRGPPGPSGKPGSDGEAGKPGKAGERGPSGPQGARGFPGTPGLPGIKGHRGHPGLDGAKGENGAAGAKGESGASGENGAPGPMGPRGLPGERGRPGAAGSAGARGNDGLPGPAGPPGPVGPAGAPGFPGSPGAKGEAGPTGARGSEGAQGPRGEAGTPGSPGPAGASGNPGTDGIPGAKGSAGASGIAGAPGFPGPRGPPGPQGATGPLGPKGQSGDPGLPGFKGEAGPKGDLGPAGPQGAPGPAGEEGKRGARGEPGAAGPLGPPGERGAPGNRGFPGQDGLAGAKGVPGERGVPGAVGPKGAGGDPGRTGEAGLPGARGLTGRPGDAGPQGKVGPSGAAGEDGRPGPPGPQGARGQPGVMGFPGPKGANGEAGKPGEKGLVGRPGLRGLPGKDGETGSSGPSGPAGPAGERGEQGQPGPSGFQGLPGPPGSPGEAGKPGDQGVPGEGGVPGAVGARGERGFPGERGGAGAQGLQGPRGLPGTPGTDGPKGAIGPAGAAGPQGPPGLQGMPGERGTGGIPGAKGDRGDNGQKGPEGAPGKDGSRGLTGPIGPPGPSGPNGAKGETGPTGPTGATGVRGAPGDRGEGGPPGPAGFAGPPGADGQPGAKGELGEGGQKGEGGAPGPQGPSGAPGPVGPTGVTGPKGARGAQGAPGATGFPGAAGRVGPPGPNGNPGAAGPAGSAGKDGPKGARGDGGPPGRQGDAGLRGPAGSQGEKGEPGEDGPPGPAGDSGASGPAGPSGAKGPPGPNGPAGKDGSNGTPGPIGPPGPRGRSGESGPAGPPGNAGPPGPPGPPGPGIDMSAFAGLGQTEKSPDPLRYMRADEASSSLRQHDVEVDSTLKSLNNQIENLRSPDGSQKNPARTCRDLKLCHPEWKSGDYWVDPNIGSTADAIKVFCNMETGETCVYPSIARVPQKNWWTSKSKDRKHVWFGETMNGGFHFSYAQDGPAANAAAVQLTFLRLLSTEASQNLTYHCKNSVAYMDQATGNLKKALLLQGSNDVEIRAEGNSRFTYGVLEDGCKKHTGRWGKTVFEYKTQKTSRLPIVDIAPMDIGGADQEFGVDVGAVCFL; this is encoded by the exons AGGAGGCAGGTGGCTGCATCCAGGACGGCCAGCAGTATAATGATAAGGATGTGTGGAAGCCCGAGCCGTGTCGTATCTGTGTGTGCGACAGCGGAGCGGTTCTGTGTGATGAGATAATCTGCGAGGAGATCAAAGAGTGTGCCAACCCTATCATCCCATCTGGAGAGTGCTGTCCCATCTGCCCTGCTGATGCCAGTGCCCCCATTG AGACAATCGGCGCCAGG GGCCAGAAAGGTGAACCAGGAGAGATCGCAGAT GTTGTAGGACCAAAAGGACCACCAGGGCCTATG GGCCCCCCAGGTGAGCAGGGATCACGCGGAGAGGCTGGCGCTAAGGGTGATAAG GGAAATGCTGGACCACGAGGAAGAGATGGTGAGCCTGGCACCCCTGGAAACCCCGGACCCCCCGGCCCACCTGGACCACCAGGACTTGGAGGA aacTTTGCTGCTCAGATGGCTGGAGGTTTCGATGAGAAGGCTGGAGGCGCTCAGATGGGTGTGATGCAAGGACCAATG GGTCCCATGGGTCCTCGTGGTCCCCCCGGGCCTTCTGGAGCTCCT GGACCACAAGGTTTCCAAGGTGGCCCTGGAGAGGCTGGAGAGCCTGGTGCAGCT GGACCAATCGGACCTCGTGGACCACCTGGACCTTCTGGAAAACCTGGAAGTGAT GGTGAGGCTGGCAAACCTGGAAAAGCTGGTGAGCGTGGACCTTCAGGGCCTCAG GGAGCTCGTGGATTCCCTGGAACTCCTGGACTTCCAGGAATCAAAGGACACAGA GGTCACCCTGGTCTGGATGGAGCTAAGGGAGAAAATGGAGCTGCAGGAGCCAAG GGTGAATCTGGTGCTTCAGGAGAGAATGGTGCCCCTGGACCCATG GGTCCACGTGGTCTGCCTGGTGAGAGAGGACGTCCCGGTGCTGCTGGATCTGCA GGTGCCCGTGGAAATGATGGCTTGCCTGGTCCTGCTGGTCCACCT GGGCCTGTTGGTCCTGCTGGGGCCCCCGGTTTCCCAGGATCTCCAGGAGCCAAG GGAGAAGCTGGTCCAACCGGTGCCCGTGGATCTGAAGGAGCACAGGGACCCCGTGGAGAGGCCGGTACTCCAGGATCTCCCGGACCTGCTGGTGCATCG GGTAACCCTGGTACTGATGGTATTCCTGGAGCTAAAGGATCTGCT GGTGCTTCTGGTATTGCTGGTGCTCCTGGATTCCCCGGCCCCCGTGGCCCACCTGGACCCCAGGGAGCAACAGGACCTCTTGGGCCAAAGGGACAGTCT GGAGACCCTGGTCTTCCTGGATTCAAAGGTGAAGCTGGACCCAAAGGAGATCTT GGACCCGCTGGTCCTCAAGGTGCCCCTGGCCCTGCTGGtgaggaaggaaagagaggCGCCAGAGGAGAGCCTGGAGCTGCTGGACCACTTGGACCTCCAGGAGAGAGA GGAGCCCCTGGTAACCGTGGTTTCCCAGGTCAGGATGGTCTTGCTGGTGCTAAG GGTGTTCCTGGTGAACGCGGTGTCCCTGGCGCTGTTGGGCCTAAAGGTGCTGGTGGAGACCCTGGACGCACAGGAGAGGCCGGCCTTCCCGGAGCCAGA GGTCTTACTGGTCGTCCCGGAGATGCTGGTCCTCAAGGCAAAGTTGGACCCTCT GGTGCCGCTGGTGAGGATGGTCGCCCTGGCCCACCTGGCCCTCAGGGAGCCCGTGGACAGCCAGGAGTGATGGGATTCCCTGGACCAAAAGGAGCCAAT GGCGAAGCTGGAAAGCCAGGAGAGAAGGGTCTTGTGGGTCGTCCTGGTCTGAGA GGTCTGCCTGGAAAAGATGGTGAGACTGGTTCTTCTGGACCTTCTGGCCCTGCT GGacctgctggagagagaggagagcaaggACAACCTGGACCTTCTGGCTTCCAG GGACTACCTGGACCACCTGGTTCCCCTGGCGAGGCTGGAAAACCTGGAGACCAG GGTGTTCCTGGAGAGGGCGGAGTTCCTGGTGCTGTTGGAGCTAGA GGTGAACGTGGTTTCCCTGGTGAGAGGGGTGGTGCTGGAGCTCAGGGTCTTCAGGGACCTCGTGGACTTCCTGGAACACCTGGAACTGATGGACCCAAG GGAGCCATTGGACCAGCTGGTGCTGCTGGACCCCAGGGACCCCCCGGCCTACAGGGAATGCCTGGAGAGAGAGGAACTGGTGGTATCCCAGGAGCCAAGGGAGACAGA GGTGACAACGGACAGAAAGGACCTGAGGGAGCTCCTGGAAAGGACGGTTCTAGA GGTTTGACTGGTCCCATTGGTCCTCCTGGCCCATCTGGACCCAACGGCGCCAAG GGTGAGACTGGACCTACTGGCCCTACTGGTGCTACTGGCGTTCGTGGTGCTCCT GGTGACCGCGGTGAGGGTGGCCCTCCTGGTCCTGCTGGATTTGCTGGACCTCCT GGTGCAGATGGTCAGCCTGGTGCCAAGGGAGAGCTTGGTGAGGGTGGACAGAAGGGAGAAGGTGGTGCTCCTGGACCTCAAGGACCATCTGGAGCTCCTGGACCTGTG gGACCTACTGGTGTAACTGGACCTAAAGGAGCACGTGGTGCTCAGGGAGCTCCT ggtGCTACTGGTTTCCCTGGTGCTGCTGGCAGAGTTGGACCTCCTGGCCCTAAT GGAAACCCTGGCGCTGCTGGccctgctggttctgctggtaAAGATGGACCAAAGGGTGCTCGTGGTGATGGCGGTCCCCCAGGAAGACAGGGAGACGCTGGGCTTCGCGGCCCTGCTGGCTCAcaaggagagaaaggagagccTGGAGAGGATGGACCTCCT GGTCCCGCTGGAGACAGTGGAGCCTCCGGACCTGCAGGACCAAGCGGAGCTAAG GGACCACCTGGACCAAACGGACCTGCTGGCAAAGATGGATCAAATGGAACACCCGGTCCCATCGGACCCCCTGGACCTCGGGGACGTTCTGGAGAATCTGGTCCTGCT GGTCCTCCTGGTAATGCCGGACCCCCTGGTCCTCCTGGTCCTCCCGGCCCTGGCATCGACATGTCTGCCTTCGCCGGTCTGGGCCAGACTGAGAAGTCCCCCGATCCTCTCAGGTACATGAGAGCTGATGAGGCCTCCAGCTCCCTGAGACAGCACGACGTGGAGGTCGATTCCACACTCAAGTCCCTCAACAACCAGATTGAGAACCTGCGCAGCCCCGACGGCTCCCAGAAGAACCCTGCTCGCACCTGCAGAGACCTGAAACTGTGCCACCCTGAGTGGAAGAGCG GTGACTACTGGGTTGATCCCAACATTGGCAGCACAGCTGATGCCATCAAAGTTTTCTGTAACATGGAGACAGGAGAGACCTGCGTCTACCCAAGCATCGCCAGGGTACCACAGAAGAACTGGTGGACCAGCAAGAGCAAGGACCGCAAGCACGTCTGGTTCGGAGAGACCATGAACGGAGGATTCCAC TTCAGCTACGCTCAGGACGGCCCTGCTGCCAACGCTGCAGCAGTCCAGCTGACCTTCTTGAGGCTTCTGTCCACTGAAGCATCCCAGAACCTCACTTACCACTGCAAGAACAGCGTTGCCTACATGGACCAGGCCACAGGCAACCTGAAGAAGGCTTTGCTGCTGCAGGGCTCCAACGATGTGGAGATCCGCGCAGAGGGCAACAGTCGCTTCACATACGGCGTGCTGGAGGATGGCTGCAAG aaacacacaggccGGTGGGGCAAGACTGTCTTTGagtacaaaacacagaaaacctCCCGTCTGCCAATCGTGGACATTGCTCCTATGGACATCGGAGGAGCGGATCAGGAGTTCGGAGTGGATGTAGGCGCAGTCTGCTTCTTGTAA